One stretch of Eretmochelys imbricata isolate rEreImb1 chromosome 1, rEreImb1.hap1, whole genome shotgun sequence DNA includes these proteins:
- the SLN gene encoding sarcolipin yields the protein MDRSTQELFLNFMIVLITVLLMWILVKSYQE from the coding sequence ATGGACCGATCCACGCAAGAGCTTTTCCTCAACTTCATGATTGTCCTCATAACTGTGCTCCTCATGTGGATTCTGGTGAAATCTTATCAGGAATAA